The following proteins come from a genomic window of Phycodurus eques isolate BA_2022a chromosome 9, UOR_Pequ_1.1, whole genome shotgun sequence:
- the LOC133408140 gene encoding protocadherin gamma-C3-like, translating to MRTEFRSLLAALTMRTRQQRRDFWMFFALLVCVSGSPATQLSFSMNEEANKGFVLGNIAKDFNLNVHELHTRGLRVVSSYSKEYFNVNLQSGNLFVNERVDREELCPNVVKCALRIQAVLNNPMTAHRIEIHILDINDNAPAFVENAYTLDISESALPGERHFLPVAVDADVGSNSVRSYKLSNNEHFTLDVQGGGDHDVSAELVLQKPLDREKQSLITLTLTALDGGKPPKSGSLQILVNVRDVNDNVPTFSKSLYKARLREDAAQGSHHVLNNKFVTGRDGSAPLLLGNGLLAEIRYSTPEEVKMELLLGILAKDLGLDVGSLVDRRFRVVAESKEAFFEETSRRGAVREQADRQR from the exons ATGAGAACGGAATTCCGCTCACTTCTCGCCGCATTGACGATGAGGACGCGTCAACAAAGACGGGATTTTTGGATGTTCTTtgctttgcttgtgtgtgtttccgGCTCGCCCGCGACGCAACTGTCCTTCTCCATGAACGAGGAGGCGAACAAAGGCTTCGTGCTGGGGAACATCGCCAAGGATTTCAACCTCAACGTGCACGAGCTGCACACCAGAGGTCTGCGTGTGGTCTCCAGCTACAGCAAAGAGTATTTCAACGTGAATTTACAAAGCGGCAACCTATTTGTGAACGAAAGAGTCGACAGGGAGGAGCTTTGTCCGAATGTGGTCAAATGCGCGTTGAGGATACAGGCTGTGTTAAACAATCCGATGACGGCGCATCGTATTGAGATCCATATTTTGGATATCAACGATAATGCGCCTGCTTTTGTCGAAAATGCGTACACTTTGGACATCTCGGAATCAGCTTTGCCGGGAGAGCGGCATTTCCTCCCGGTGGCTGTGGACGCAGACGTTGGCAGCAACTCGGTGAGGAGCTATAAACTGAGcaataatgaacattttacACTGGACGTGCAGGGCGGAGGAGACCACGACGTGTCTGCTGAATTGGTGCTGCAAAAACCTTTAGACCGAGAGAAACAATCACTCATCACCCTCACGCTCACTGCCCTCGATGGGGGGAAACCTCCAAAATCTGGCTCGTTGCAAATTCTGGTAAATGTGCGCGATGTCAATGACAACGTGCCCACGTTTAGCAAGTCGCTGTATAAAGCGCGCCTGAGGGAAGATGCCGCACAGGGCTCACAC caCGTGTTGAATAACAAATTCGTGACTGGACGGGACGG CTCTGCTCCGCTGCTGCTGGGAAACGGGCTTTTGGCAGAAATTCGCTACTCCACCCCCGAGGAGGTAAAGATGGAACTGTTGTTGGGAATTCTTGCAAAGGATTTGGGTCTTGACGTGGGCTCTCTGGTCGATCGCCGCTTCCGAGTGGTTGCCGAATCAAAGGAGGCCTTTTTCGAGGAAACCAGCAGAAGGGGTGCTGTACGTGAACAAGCGGATCGACAGAGATGA